One genomic window of Channa argus isolate prfri chromosome 5, Channa argus male v1.0, whole genome shotgun sequence includes the following:
- the LOC137127023 gene encoding inter-alpha-trypsin inhibitor heavy chain H3-like isoform X4, giving the protein MFTHVAGVCLSLKASLRCPGCTLVEAIMERVVQITIFGLLLALVTTLPNKDDWDIYSFHINSTVTSRYATTVITSRVANRMDQPKEIEFQVRIPKNAFISKFRMFIDGQAYDGVVKAKEQAQQQYSKAVSRGQSAGLVSSVGRTLEEFKTSVTVAAHKKVTFELTYEELLKRRLGKYELQIHARPMQLVRDFKVDVYIHEKAGINFMEVTGGLSTKALANAITKTKTDKQVWVYFYPTQDQQKTCDSCVEQGMDGDLVIVYDVNRDVAFGDIRNSDGYFVHHFAPSNLPRIPKNVVFVIDQSGSMLGRKIQQTRTALIYILNDLAEDDYFGLITFNSALFYWKRELVQATKGNVDSAKNFAQNIDASGGTNINEAVLKGASMLNAHPREGSASILILLTDGDPTSGVTDIVTIQSNVRRAIADKFPLYCLGFGFDVNFEFLEKMSLQNNGAARRIYEDSDSDLQLKGFYEEVATPLLTNVTMTYTGGANLTKTHFRQYYNGSEIVVAGQITDNNIETFTPKVVAISGTGRMRFLDTNYTIESIVTDSGIQRVWAYLTVKQLLEKELQSSAQEKEKMKQEALELSLKYSFVTPLTSMVVTKPEGENADVLHKPKEVENPQLEDSIAQGYPLIAMYADLDSVDDMDQSQSYGQYKDVFDYDMTPSFDPLVQDHYRVDILHQGYPAKILTVTTVSSPVSTFHRFLLKTEKHSYPLCFDVPGETRLKLLHHPSRA; this is encoded by the exons ATGTTTACACATGTAGCTGGTGTCTGTTTGAGTTTAAAAGCCAGTCTCCGCTGCCCCGGCTGCACTCTGGTGGAAGCCATCATGGAGAGAGTGGTGCAAATCACCATCTTTGGGCTGCTGCTGGCTTTAGTTACCACACTGCCAAATAAG GATGACTGGGATATCTACAGCTTTCATATCAACTCCACAGTGACCAGTCGATATGCTACCACAGTCATCACGAGCCGAGTGGCCAATCGTATGGACCAGCCAAAGGAAATAGAATTCCAAGTCCGCATTCCCAAAAATGCTTTCATCAGTAAATTtagaat GTTTATAGATGGTCAGGCATATGATGGTGTTGTGAAAGCTAAGGAACAAGCTCAGCAGCAATACAGTAAAGCTGTGTCCCGTGGGCAAAGTGCTGGGCTGGTCAG TTCTGTAGGGAGGACCTTGGAGGAATTTAAGACCTCTGTGACGGTGGCTGCTCACAAAAAGGTGACATTTGAACTCACATATGAGGAGCTGCTAAAACGCAGACTTGGAAAGTACGAGCTCCAAATCCATGCTCGTCCCATGCAGCTTGTCAGAGACTTCAAG GTTGATGTTTATATTCATGAGAAAGCTGGCATCAACTTCATGGAGGTGACAGGTGGACTGAGCACCAAAGCCCTGGCTAATGCCATcaccaaaacaaagacagacaaacag gtgTGGGTGTATTTCTACCCTACCCAAGaccaacagaaaacatgtgACAGCTGTGTAGAGCAGGGTATGGACGGAGATCTGGTTATTGTTTACGATGTCAACAGGGACGTTGCATTTGGAGACATTAGG AATTCAGACGGGTACTTTGTTCATCACTTTGCTCCATCTAATCTTCCACGTATACCTAAGAATGTTGTCTTTGTTATTGATCAAAGTGGCTCCATGCTTGGCAGAAAGATACAACAG actagGACTGCATTAATCTACATCTTGAATGACCTGGCAGAAGATGATTACTTTGGTCTCATCACTTTTAATAGTGCCCTTTTTTACTGGAAGAGAGAACTAGTTCAGGCCACCAAGGGAAATGTGGATAGTGCCAAGAACTTTGCACAAAACATTGATGCAAGTGGAG gcACAAACATTAATGAAGCAGTGTTGAAAGGAGCAAGTATGTTGAACGCACATCCCAGAGAAGGCTCAGCATCTATCCTTATACTTCTCACTGATGGAGACCCAACGTCAG gGGTGACAGATATTGTAACAATACAGTCAAATGTAAGACGGGCCATTGCAGACAAATTCCCTCTCTACTGTcttggttttggttttgatgTCAATTTTGAGTTCCTTGAGAAGATGTCGCTGCAGAACAATGGTGCGGCACGACGGATTTATGAAGACTCTGATTCTGATTTACAGTTGAAG GGTTTCTATGAAGAGGTGGCAACTCCTCTGTTGACCAATGTAACAATGACCTACACAGGGGGAGCCAATCTAACCAAGACTCACTTCAGACAGTATTATAATGGCTCTGAGATTGTTGTGGCTGGACAGATCACTGACAACAACATTGAAACCTTCACTCCAAAAGTTGTGGCCATTTCA GGAACTGGAAGGATGAGGTTTTTGGACACAAATTACACTATTGAGTCCATTGTAACTGACAGCGGCATCCAGAGGGTCTGGGCCTACCTCACTGTCAAGCAGCTTCTGGAGAAGGA GTTGCAGTCATCTGCacaggagaaggagaaaatgaagCAAGAGGCCTTGGAGCTGTCACTGAAATACAGCTTTGTGACCCCACTCACATCCATGGTGGTCACCAAGCCTGAGGGGGAAAATGCAGATGTGCTCCATAAACCCAAGGAAGTTGAAAACCCACAGCTGGAAGATTCTATTGCACAAGGATATCCACTTATAGCGATGTATGCTGATCTGGATTCAG TTGATGACATGGATCAGAGTCAAAGCTATGGTCAATATAAAGACG tttttgactATGATATGACTCCAAGCTTTGATCCACTTGTACAag ATCATTATCGTGTGGACATACTCCATCAGGGATACCCCGCTAAGATTTTAACAGTAACTACTG TGAGCTCTCCAGTTTCCACTTTCCACCGGTTTTTGCTTAAAACTGAGAAACATTCTTATCCTCTGTGCTTTGATGTCCCTGGAGAAACTCGACTCAAACTACTTCACCATCCCAGTAGGG CATAA
- the LOC137127023 gene encoding inter-alpha-trypsin inhibitor heavy chain H3-like isoform X1, whose amino-acid sequence MFTHVAGVCLSLKASLRCPGCTLVEAIMERVVQITIFGLLLALVTTLPNKDDWDIYSFHINSTVTSRYATTVITSRVANRMDQPKEIEFQVRIPKNAFISKFRMFIDGQAYDGVVKAKEQAQQQYSKAVSRGQSAGLVSSVGRTLEEFKTSVTVAAHKKVTFELTYEELLKRRLGKYELQIHARPMQLVRDFKVDVYIHEKAGINFMEVTGGLSTKALANAITKTKTDKQVWVYFYPTQDQQKTCDSCVEQGMDGDLVIVYDVNRDVAFGDIRNSDGYFVHHFAPSNLPRIPKNVVFVIDQSGSMLGRKIQQTRTALIYILNDLAEDDYFGLITFNSALFYWKRELVQATKGNVDSAKNFAQNIDASGGTNINEAVLKGASMLNAHPREGSASILILLTDGDPTSGVTDIVTIQSNVRRAIADKFPLYCLGFGFDVNFEFLEKMSLQNNGAARRIYEDSDSDLQLKGFYEEVATPLLTNVTMTYTGGANLTKTHFRQYYNGSEIVVAGQITDNNIETFTPKVVAISGTGRMRFLDTNYTIESIVTDSGIQRVWAYLTVKQLLEKELQSSAQEKEKMKQEALELSLKYSFVTPLTSMVVTKPEGENADVLHKPKEVENPQLEDSIAQGYPLIAMYADLDSVDDMDQSQSYGQYKDVFDYDMTPSFDPLVQDHYRVDILHQGYPAKILTVTTVSSPVSTFHRFLLKTEKHSYPLCFDVPGETRLKLLHHPSRELFVNGVLNSKAYGGFKMIGIHFKNDQYVEIGTDGITVQMGQGVSRNIGRNLVTANITVIGRDKEFDVAVGDAQMVILIHQNGGEEFLWPVLRQRPSDNNVEGILALKPAVYEEVQQTPSTKVKIKDQEIDVTRSSAADYSVSSSPILDCWLMSTESALQRRLDDFTVAQL is encoded by the exons ATGTTTACACATGTAGCTGGTGTCTGTTTGAGTTTAAAAGCCAGTCTCCGCTGCCCCGGCTGCACTCTGGTGGAAGCCATCATGGAGAGAGTGGTGCAAATCACCATCTTTGGGCTGCTGCTGGCTTTAGTTACCACACTGCCAAATAAG GATGACTGGGATATCTACAGCTTTCATATCAACTCCACAGTGACCAGTCGATATGCTACCACAGTCATCACGAGCCGAGTGGCCAATCGTATGGACCAGCCAAAGGAAATAGAATTCCAAGTCCGCATTCCCAAAAATGCTTTCATCAGTAAATTtagaat GTTTATAGATGGTCAGGCATATGATGGTGTTGTGAAAGCTAAGGAACAAGCTCAGCAGCAATACAGTAAAGCTGTGTCCCGTGGGCAAAGTGCTGGGCTGGTCAG TTCTGTAGGGAGGACCTTGGAGGAATTTAAGACCTCTGTGACGGTGGCTGCTCACAAAAAGGTGACATTTGAACTCACATATGAGGAGCTGCTAAAACGCAGACTTGGAAAGTACGAGCTCCAAATCCATGCTCGTCCCATGCAGCTTGTCAGAGACTTCAAG GTTGATGTTTATATTCATGAGAAAGCTGGCATCAACTTCATGGAGGTGACAGGTGGACTGAGCACCAAAGCCCTGGCTAATGCCATcaccaaaacaaagacagacaaacag gtgTGGGTGTATTTCTACCCTACCCAAGaccaacagaaaacatgtgACAGCTGTGTAGAGCAGGGTATGGACGGAGATCTGGTTATTGTTTACGATGTCAACAGGGACGTTGCATTTGGAGACATTAGG AATTCAGACGGGTACTTTGTTCATCACTTTGCTCCATCTAATCTTCCACGTATACCTAAGAATGTTGTCTTTGTTATTGATCAAAGTGGCTCCATGCTTGGCAGAAAGATACAACAG actagGACTGCATTAATCTACATCTTGAATGACCTGGCAGAAGATGATTACTTTGGTCTCATCACTTTTAATAGTGCCCTTTTTTACTGGAAGAGAGAACTAGTTCAGGCCACCAAGGGAAATGTGGATAGTGCCAAGAACTTTGCACAAAACATTGATGCAAGTGGAG gcACAAACATTAATGAAGCAGTGTTGAAAGGAGCAAGTATGTTGAACGCACATCCCAGAGAAGGCTCAGCATCTATCCTTATACTTCTCACTGATGGAGACCCAACGTCAG gGGTGACAGATATTGTAACAATACAGTCAAATGTAAGACGGGCCATTGCAGACAAATTCCCTCTCTACTGTcttggttttggttttgatgTCAATTTTGAGTTCCTTGAGAAGATGTCGCTGCAGAACAATGGTGCGGCACGACGGATTTATGAAGACTCTGATTCTGATTTACAGTTGAAG GGTTTCTATGAAGAGGTGGCAACTCCTCTGTTGACCAATGTAACAATGACCTACACAGGGGGAGCCAATCTAACCAAGACTCACTTCAGACAGTATTATAATGGCTCTGAGATTGTTGTGGCTGGACAGATCACTGACAACAACATTGAAACCTTCACTCCAAAAGTTGTGGCCATTTCA GGAACTGGAAGGATGAGGTTTTTGGACACAAATTACACTATTGAGTCCATTGTAACTGACAGCGGCATCCAGAGGGTCTGGGCCTACCTCACTGTCAAGCAGCTTCTGGAGAAGGA GTTGCAGTCATCTGCacaggagaaggagaaaatgaagCAAGAGGCCTTGGAGCTGTCACTGAAATACAGCTTTGTGACCCCACTCACATCCATGGTGGTCACCAAGCCTGAGGGGGAAAATGCAGATGTGCTCCATAAACCCAAGGAAGTTGAAAACCCACAGCTGGAAGATTCTATTGCACAAGGATATCCACTTATAGCGATGTATGCTGATCTGGATTCAG TTGATGACATGGATCAGAGTCAAAGCTATGGTCAATATAAAGACG tttttgactATGATATGACTCCAAGCTTTGATCCACTTGTACAag ATCATTATCGTGTGGACATACTCCATCAGGGATACCCCGCTAAGATTTTAACAGTAACTACTG TGAGCTCTCCAGTTTCCACTTTCCACCGGTTTTTGCTTAAAACTGAGAAACATTCTTATCCTCTGTGCTTTGATGTCCCTGGAGAAACTCGACTCAAACTACTTCACCATCCCAGTAGGG AGTTGTTTGTGAATGGTGTTCTTAATTCAAAAGCATATGGGGGCTTTAAAATGATTGGCATCCACTTTAAAAATGACCAGTATGTTGAGATTGGAACCGATGGCATCACTGTACAAATGGGACAAGGAGTTTCACGCAATATTGGACGGAATCTTGTCACAGCCAA CATAACAGTGATTGGGCGGGACAAGGAATTTGATGTTGCAGTTGGAGACGCACAAATGGTTATTTTAATTCATCAGAATGGGGGTGAAGAATTCCTCTGGCCGGTTTTACGACAGCGGCCATCGGACAACAATGTTGAAGGAATTTTAG CTCTAAAGCCAGCCGTTTATGAGGAGGTGCAGCAAACCCCCTCAACAAAGGTTAAGATCAAAGACCAAGAGATTGACGTTACCAG ATCCAGTGCTGCTGACTACAGCGTTTCCAGTTCCCCAATACTGGATTGTTGGTTGATGTCCACTGAGTCAGCCCTGCAGAGACGCCTGGATGACTTCACTGTTGCACAACTTTAA
- the LOC137127023 gene encoding inter-alpha-trypsin inhibitor heavy chain H3-like isoform X3 gives MFTHVAGVCLSLKASLRCPGCTLVEAIMERVVQITIFGLLLALVTTLPNKDDWDIYSFHINSTVTSRYATTVITSRVANRMDQPKEIEFQVRIPKNAFISKFRMFIDGQAYDGVVKAKEQAQQQYSKAVSRGQSAGLVSSVGRTLEEFKTSVTVAAHKKVTFELTYEELLKRRLGKYELQIHARPMQLVRDFKVDVYIHEKAGINFMEVTGGLSTKALANAITKTKTDKQVWVYFYPTQDQQKTCDSCVEQGMDGDLVIVYDVNRDVAFGDIRNSDGYFVHHFAPSNLPRIPKNVVFVIDQSGSMLGRKIQQTRTALIYILNDLAEDDYFGLITFNSALFYWKRELVQATKGNVDSAKNFAQNIDASGGTNINEAVLKGASMLNAHPREGSASILILLTDGDPTSGVTDIVTIQSNVRRAIADKFPLYCLGFGFDVNFEFLEKMSLQNNGAARRIYEDSDSDLQLKGFYEEVATPLLTNVTMTYTGGANLTKTHFRQYYNGSEIVVAGQITDNNIETFTPKVVAISGTGRMRFLDTNYTIESIVTDSGIQRVWAYLTVKQLLEKELQSSAQEKEKMKQEALELSLKYSFVTPLTSMVVTKPEGENADVLHKPKEVENPQLEDSIAQGYPLIAMYADLDSVDDMDQSQSYGQYKDDHYRVDILHQGYPAKILTVTTVSSPVSTFHRFLLKTEKHSYPLCFDVPGETRLKLLHHPSRELFVNGVLNSKAYGGFKMIGIHFKNDQYVEIGTDGITVQMGQGVSRNIGRNLVTANITVIGRDKEFDVAVGDAQMVILIHQNGGEEFLWPVLRQRPSDNNVEGILALKPAVYEEVQQTPSTKVKIKDQEIDVTRSSAADYSVSSSPILDCWLMSTESALQRRLDDFTVAQL, from the exons ATGTTTACACATGTAGCTGGTGTCTGTTTGAGTTTAAAAGCCAGTCTCCGCTGCCCCGGCTGCACTCTGGTGGAAGCCATCATGGAGAGAGTGGTGCAAATCACCATCTTTGGGCTGCTGCTGGCTTTAGTTACCACACTGCCAAATAAG GATGACTGGGATATCTACAGCTTTCATATCAACTCCACAGTGACCAGTCGATATGCTACCACAGTCATCACGAGCCGAGTGGCCAATCGTATGGACCAGCCAAAGGAAATAGAATTCCAAGTCCGCATTCCCAAAAATGCTTTCATCAGTAAATTtagaat GTTTATAGATGGTCAGGCATATGATGGTGTTGTGAAAGCTAAGGAACAAGCTCAGCAGCAATACAGTAAAGCTGTGTCCCGTGGGCAAAGTGCTGGGCTGGTCAG TTCTGTAGGGAGGACCTTGGAGGAATTTAAGACCTCTGTGACGGTGGCTGCTCACAAAAAGGTGACATTTGAACTCACATATGAGGAGCTGCTAAAACGCAGACTTGGAAAGTACGAGCTCCAAATCCATGCTCGTCCCATGCAGCTTGTCAGAGACTTCAAG GTTGATGTTTATATTCATGAGAAAGCTGGCATCAACTTCATGGAGGTGACAGGTGGACTGAGCACCAAAGCCCTGGCTAATGCCATcaccaaaacaaagacagacaaacag gtgTGGGTGTATTTCTACCCTACCCAAGaccaacagaaaacatgtgACAGCTGTGTAGAGCAGGGTATGGACGGAGATCTGGTTATTGTTTACGATGTCAACAGGGACGTTGCATTTGGAGACATTAGG AATTCAGACGGGTACTTTGTTCATCACTTTGCTCCATCTAATCTTCCACGTATACCTAAGAATGTTGTCTTTGTTATTGATCAAAGTGGCTCCATGCTTGGCAGAAAGATACAACAG actagGACTGCATTAATCTACATCTTGAATGACCTGGCAGAAGATGATTACTTTGGTCTCATCACTTTTAATAGTGCCCTTTTTTACTGGAAGAGAGAACTAGTTCAGGCCACCAAGGGAAATGTGGATAGTGCCAAGAACTTTGCACAAAACATTGATGCAAGTGGAG gcACAAACATTAATGAAGCAGTGTTGAAAGGAGCAAGTATGTTGAACGCACATCCCAGAGAAGGCTCAGCATCTATCCTTATACTTCTCACTGATGGAGACCCAACGTCAG gGGTGACAGATATTGTAACAATACAGTCAAATGTAAGACGGGCCATTGCAGACAAATTCCCTCTCTACTGTcttggttttggttttgatgTCAATTTTGAGTTCCTTGAGAAGATGTCGCTGCAGAACAATGGTGCGGCACGACGGATTTATGAAGACTCTGATTCTGATTTACAGTTGAAG GGTTTCTATGAAGAGGTGGCAACTCCTCTGTTGACCAATGTAACAATGACCTACACAGGGGGAGCCAATCTAACCAAGACTCACTTCAGACAGTATTATAATGGCTCTGAGATTGTTGTGGCTGGACAGATCACTGACAACAACATTGAAACCTTCACTCCAAAAGTTGTGGCCATTTCA GGAACTGGAAGGATGAGGTTTTTGGACACAAATTACACTATTGAGTCCATTGTAACTGACAGCGGCATCCAGAGGGTCTGGGCCTACCTCACTGTCAAGCAGCTTCTGGAGAAGGA GTTGCAGTCATCTGCacaggagaaggagaaaatgaagCAAGAGGCCTTGGAGCTGTCACTGAAATACAGCTTTGTGACCCCACTCACATCCATGGTGGTCACCAAGCCTGAGGGGGAAAATGCAGATGTGCTCCATAAACCCAAGGAAGTTGAAAACCCACAGCTGGAAGATTCTATTGCACAAGGATATCCACTTATAGCGATGTATGCTGATCTGGATTCAG TTGATGACATGGATCAGAGTCAAAGCTATGGTCAATATAAAGACG ATCATTATCGTGTGGACATACTCCATCAGGGATACCCCGCTAAGATTTTAACAGTAACTACTG TGAGCTCTCCAGTTTCCACTTTCCACCGGTTTTTGCTTAAAACTGAGAAACATTCTTATCCTCTGTGCTTTGATGTCCCTGGAGAAACTCGACTCAAACTACTTCACCATCCCAGTAGGG AGTTGTTTGTGAATGGTGTTCTTAATTCAAAAGCATATGGGGGCTTTAAAATGATTGGCATCCACTTTAAAAATGACCAGTATGTTGAGATTGGAACCGATGGCATCACTGTACAAATGGGACAAGGAGTTTCACGCAATATTGGACGGAATCTTGTCACAGCCAA CATAACAGTGATTGGGCGGGACAAGGAATTTGATGTTGCAGTTGGAGACGCACAAATGGTTATTTTAATTCATCAGAATGGGGGTGAAGAATTCCTCTGGCCGGTTTTACGACAGCGGCCATCGGACAACAATGTTGAAGGAATTTTAG CTCTAAAGCCAGCCGTTTATGAGGAGGTGCAGCAAACCCCCTCAACAAAGGTTAAGATCAAAGACCAAGAGATTGACGTTACCAG ATCCAGTGCTGCTGACTACAGCGTTTCCAGTTCCCCAATACTGGATTGTTGGTTGATGTCCACTGAGTCAGCCCTGCAGAGACGCCTGGATGACTTCACTGTTGCACAACTTTAA
- the LOC137127023 gene encoding inter-alpha-trypsin inhibitor heavy chain H3-like isoform X2, which yields MFTHVAGVCLSLKASLRCPGCTLVEAIMERVVQITIFGLLLALVTTLPNKDDWDIYSFHINSTVTSRYATTVITSRVANRMDQPKEIEFQVRIPKNAFISKFRMFIDGQAYDGVVKAKEQAQQQYSKAVSRGQSAGLVSSVGRTLEEFKTSVTVAAHKKVTFELTYEELLKRRLGKYELQIHARPMQLVRDFKVDVYIHEKAGINFMEVTGGLSTKALANAITKTKTDKQVWVYFYPTQDQQKTCDSCVEQGMDGDLVIVYDVNRDVAFGDIRNSDGYFVHHFAPSNLPRIPKNVVFVIDQSGSMLGRKIQQTRTALIYILNDLAEDDYFGLITFNSALFYWKRELVQATKGNVDSAKNFAQNIDASGGTNINEAVLKGASMLNAHPREGSASILILLTDGDPTSGVTDIVTIQSNVRRAIADKFPLYCLGFGFDVNFEFLEKMSLQNNGAARRIYEDSDSDLQLKGFYEEVATPLLTNVTMTYTGGANLTKTHFRQYYNGSEIVVAGQITDNNIETFTPKVVAISGTGRMRFLDTNYTIESIVTDSGIQRVWAYLTVKQLLEKELQSSAQEKEKMKQEALELSLKYSFVTPLTSMVVTKPEGENADVLHKPKEVENPQLEDSIAQGYPLIAMYADLDSVFDYDMTPSFDPLVQDHYRVDILHQGYPAKILTVTTVSSPVSTFHRFLLKTEKHSYPLCFDVPGETRLKLLHHPSRELFVNGVLNSKAYGGFKMIGIHFKNDQYVEIGTDGITVQMGQGVSRNIGRNLVTANITVIGRDKEFDVAVGDAQMVILIHQNGGEEFLWPVLRQRPSDNNVEGILALKPAVYEEVQQTPSTKVKIKDQEIDVTRSSAADYSVSSSPILDCWLMSTESALQRRLDDFTVAQL from the exons ATGTTTACACATGTAGCTGGTGTCTGTTTGAGTTTAAAAGCCAGTCTCCGCTGCCCCGGCTGCACTCTGGTGGAAGCCATCATGGAGAGAGTGGTGCAAATCACCATCTTTGGGCTGCTGCTGGCTTTAGTTACCACACTGCCAAATAAG GATGACTGGGATATCTACAGCTTTCATATCAACTCCACAGTGACCAGTCGATATGCTACCACAGTCATCACGAGCCGAGTGGCCAATCGTATGGACCAGCCAAAGGAAATAGAATTCCAAGTCCGCATTCCCAAAAATGCTTTCATCAGTAAATTtagaat GTTTATAGATGGTCAGGCATATGATGGTGTTGTGAAAGCTAAGGAACAAGCTCAGCAGCAATACAGTAAAGCTGTGTCCCGTGGGCAAAGTGCTGGGCTGGTCAG TTCTGTAGGGAGGACCTTGGAGGAATTTAAGACCTCTGTGACGGTGGCTGCTCACAAAAAGGTGACATTTGAACTCACATATGAGGAGCTGCTAAAACGCAGACTTGGAAAGTACGAGCTCCAAATCCATGCTCGTCCCATGCAGCTTGTCAGAGACTTCAAG GTTGATGTTTATATTCATGAGAAAGCTGGCATCAACTTCATGGAGGTGACAGGTGGACTGAGCACCAAAGCCCTGGCTAATGCCATcaccaaaacaaagacagacaaacag gtgTGGGTGTATTTCTACCCTACCCAAGaccaacagaaaacatgtgACAGCTGTGTAGAGCAGGGTATGGACGGAGATCTGGTTATTGTTTACGATGTCAACAGGGACGTTGCATTTGGAGACATTAGG AATTCAGACGGGTACTTTGTTCATCACTTTGCTCCATCTAATCTTCCACGTATACCTAAGAATGTTGTCTTTGTTATTGATCAAAGTGGCTCCATGCTTGGCAGAAAGATACAACAG actagGACTGCATTAATCTACATCTTGAATGACCTGGCAGAAGATGATTACTTTGGTCTCATCACTTTTAATAGTGCCCTTTTTTACTGGAAGAGAGAACTAGTTCAGGCCACCAAGGGAAATGTGGATAGTGCCAAGAACTTTGCACAAAACATTGATGCAAGTGGAG gcACAAACATTAATGAAGCAGTGTTGAAAGGAGCAAGTATGTTGAACGCACATCCCAGAGAAGGCTCAGCATCTATCCTTATACTTCTCACTGATGGAGACCCAACGTCAG gGGTGACAGATATTGTAACAATACAGTCAAATGTAAGACGGGCCATTGCAGACAAATTCCCTCTCTACTGTcttggttttggttttgatgTCAATTTTGAGTTCCTTGAGAAGATGTCGCTGCAGAACAATGGTGCGGCACGACGGATTTATGAAGACTCTGATTCTGATTTACAGTTGAAG GGTTTCTATGAAGAGGTGGCAACTCCTCTGTTGACCAATGTAACAATGACCTACACAGGGGGAGCCAATCTAACCAAGACTCACTTCAGACAGTATTATAATGGCTCTGAGATTGTTGTGGCTGGACAGATCACTGACAACAACATTGAAACCTTCACTCCAAAAGTTGTGGCCATTTCA GGAACTGGAAGGATGAGGTTTTTGGACACAAATTACACTATTGAGTCCATTGTAACTGACAGCGGCATCCAGAGGGTCTGGGCCTACCTCACTGTCAAGCAGCTTCTGGAGAAGGA GTTGCAGTCATCTGCacaggagaaggagaaaatgaagCAAGAGGCCTTGGAGCTGTCACTGAAATACAGCTTTGTGACCCCACTCACATCCATGGTGGTCACCAAGCCTGAGGGGGAAAATGCAGATGTGCTCCATAAACCCAAGGAAGTTGAAAACCCACAGCTGGAAGATTCTATTGCACAAGGATATCCACTTATAGCGATGTATGCTGATCTGGATTCAG tttttgactATGATATGACTCCAAGCTTTGATCCACTTGTACAag ATCATTATCGTGTGGACATACTCCATCAGGGATACCCCGCTAAGATTTTAACAGTAACTACTG TGAGCTCTCCAGTTTCCACTTTCCACCGGTTTTTGCTTAAAACTGAGAAACATTCTTATCCTCTGTGCTTTGATGTCCCTGGAGAAACTCGACTCAAACTACTTCACCATCCCAGTAGGG AGTTGTTTGTGAATGGTGTTCTTAATTCAAAAGCATATGGGGGCTTTAAAATGATTGGCATCCACTTTAAAAATGACCAGTATGTTGAGATTGGAACCGATGGCATCACTGTACAAATGGGACAAGGAGTTTCACGCAATATTGGACGGAATCTTGTCACAGCCAA CATAACAGTGATTGGGCGGGACAAGGAATTTGATGTTGCAGTTGGAGACGCACAAATGGTTATTTTAATTCATCAGAATGGGGGTGAAGAATTCCTCTGGCCGGTTTTACGACAGCGGCCATCGGACAACAATGTTGAAGGAATTTTAG CTCTAAAGCCAGCCGTTTATGAGGAGGTGCAGCAAACCCCCTCAACAAAGGTTAAGATCAAAGACCAAGAGATTGACGTTACCAG ATCCAGTGCTGCTGACTACAGCGTTTCCAGTTCCCCAATACTGGATTGTTGGTTGATGTCCACTGAGTCAGCCCTGCAGAGACGCCTGGATGACTTCACTGTTGCACAACTTTAA